A stretch of the Uranotaenia lowii strain MFRU-FL chromosome 3, ASM2978415v1, whole genome shotgun sequence genome encodes the following:
- the LOC129754641 gene encoding B9 domain-containing protein 2, with the protein MAELHILGQLCHASDFAELNLFCRWSIQFGSCWKVIEGHSEGQTCASTARVEQRSHFSTPIDLHLACRGIQGWPKVYIEVFAINAFGNYWPVGYGFGFLPTQPGFHKLSIATWKVSSGKFLDRIREKFHTGGFTVAKSDIVFSGIERYKLLTQSSGTVELELMLIFKNFAEHGVEMR; encoded by the coding sequence ATGGCCGAGCTACACATCCTGGGACAACTTTGCCACGCATCGGACTTTGCTGAACTGAATCTGTTCTGCAGGTGGAGCATTCAGTTCGGATCCTGCTGGAAGGTGATCGAAGGACATTCGGAGGGACAAACCTGTGCGAGTACGGCTCGAGTTGAGCAGCGGTCCCATTTTAGTACCCCCATCGATTTGCATTTGGCCTGTCGTGGTATCCAGGGTTGGCCAAAGGTTTACATTGAAGTTTTCGCGATTAACGCTTTCGGAAATTACTGGCCTGTTGGATACGGATTTGGGTTTCTGCCGACGCAACCGGGCTTTCATAAACTTTCGATTGCTACGTGGAAGGTTTCTTCTGGGAAATTTCTAGATCGAATAAGGGAAAAATTTCACACCGGAGGTTTTACGGTCGCCAAAAGTGATATCGTGTTTTCCGGCATTGAGCGATATAAGCTTCTGACACAGTCTTCTGGGACGGTGGAGTTGGAGTTGATGTTGATATTCAAAAACTTCGCTGAACATGGCGTTGAAATGCGGTAG